The following proteins are encoded in a genomic region of Micrococcaceae bacterium Sec5.8:
- a CDS encoding FKBP-type peptidyl-prolyl cis-trans isomerase, translating into MSFGQRNIDRQKPEIDFPDGAVPTGLVITDLIEGDGAEAKAGDTVSTHYVGVAWSTGEEFDASWGRGAPLDFRVGVGQVIQGWDQGLLGMKVGGRRRLEIPSELAYGPRGAGGAIGPNEALIFVVDLVAVR; encoded by the coding sequence ATGTCATTTGGACAGCGAAACATTGACCGCCAGAAGCCGGAAATTGATTTCCCCGACGGCGCCGTGCCCACCGGGCTGGTCATCACCGACCTGATTGAGGGCGACGGCGCTGAAGCCAAGGCCGGCGACACCGTCTCCACCCACTACGTTGGCGTGGCCTGGTCCACCGGCGAAGAGTTCGACGCCTCCTGGGGCCGCGGCGCACCGCTCGACTTCCGCGTCGGCGTCGGCCAGGTCATCCAGGGCTGGGACCAGGGCCTGCTGGGCATGAAGGTAGGCGGCCGCCGCCGCCTGGAAATCCCCTCCGAGCTGGCCTACGGCCCGCGCGGCGCCGGCGGGGCGATCGGCCCGAACGAGGCCCTCATCTTCGTCGTCGACCTCGTCGCTGTCCGCTAA
- a CDS encoding WYL domain-containing protein — translation MSASRTERLLNLLIALLNTTYGLRRGELREKVYHDTTSTDTAFGRMFERDKSELRRFGFEVETVTDTGWGSDDPATTRYRIGKDSNRLPDVSLSPAECTVLMLAAQLWEHAALGSAAQNAVRKLQASGGLADTELPGGLQPRIRPAGQAFEDLVAAMHAQHPVSFRYLAGSTGKEETRHVEPWGLGSRFGQWYLVAHDRDRGHKRFFRLSRLTSAVTVLAKESFVPPADFNVRAELAGLAELPVLAAVVDVQAGSLRGLRKRALPDPVPGPGAGQPAPGRDRLSVPYRDAETLAEEFASYGPRIRVVSPPELVTSVRRRLSAAADFAAAPVPPISFPAVSSPAAAVPPGTPPHGRKRTSEDQLSRMLQLVPFLVHNQGLHISEVAAKFGITRSELEADLRILICSGLPEGYPDDLLDIQWDDDHVTISQDLDLTRPVRFTVEEACALLTGLETLNGLPELAEGSALDSVTLKLMAAAGEEGLKAAALSGPEVGPSNSAVLATAREAIGTGVQLRLRYFSPLRDTVSDRDIDPQRLYSLDNTWYLEAYCHSARALRNFRLDRIETLEPNGLPVSAPAAADGSVPVKLFTPNDDDTVVIVELTRRGAGLADEYYAERTATLPGGGLLAEIRFGSTGWLPMFVAQHGGTARILAPDAPAAASRDWLAAALAQYDA, via the coding sequence GTGTCAGCCTCACGTACCGAACGCCTCCTGAACCTGCTCATTGCCCTGCTCAACACCACCTACGGCCTGCGCCGCGGCGAGCTGCGCGAGAAGGTCTACCACGACACCACCAGCACGGACACCGCCTTCGGCCGGATGTTCGAACGTGACAAATCCGAGCTGCGGCGGTTCGGATTCGAGGTGGAGACCGTGACGGACACCGGCTGGGGATCGGATGACCCGGCCACCACCCGCTACCGGATCGGCAAGGACTCCAACCGCCTTCCCGACGTCAGCCTCAGCCCGGCAGAGTGCACAGTGCTCATGCTCGCCGCCCAACTCTGGGAACATGCTGCCCTGGGCTCCGCAGCCCAGAACGCGGTGCGCAAGCTCCAGGCGTCCGGTGGACTGGCTGACACTGAACTCCCGGGCGGCCTCCAGCCGCGGATCCGGCCCGCGGGCCAGGCCTTCGAGGACCTTGTTGCCGCCATGCACGCCCAGCACCCCGTCAGCTTCCGCTACCTCGCCGGCAGCACGGGCAAGGAGGAGACCCGGCACGTGGAGCCCTGGGGGCTGGGGAGCCGCTTTGGCCAGTGGTACCTCGTCGCCCACGACAGGGACCGCGGCCACAAGCGGTTCTTCCGGCTCTCCCGCCTCACTTCCGCCGTGACCGTCCTGGCGAAGGAGAGCTTCGTCCCTCCCGCCGACTTCAACGTACGGGCGGAACTTGCCGGTCTCGCCGAACTGCCGGTCCTGGCCGCCGTCGTTGACGTACAGGCCGGCAGCCTGCGCGGGCTCCGAAAACGTGCTCTCCCGGACCCGGTCCCCGGCCCTGGCGCCGGACAGCCCGCACCGGGCCGGGACCGGCTGAGCGTGCCGTACCGGGACGCCGAGACTCTCGCGGAGGAATTCGCCTCCTACGGGCCCCGGATCCGGGTGGTGTCCCCGCCCGAACTCGTCACCTCAGTGCGCCGGCGGCTGTCCGCTGCCGCTGACTTCGCCGCCGCGCCCGTCCCGCCGATTAGCTTCCCGGCGGTCTCCTCCCCGGCAGCCGCTGTCCCTCCGGGGACCCCGCCCCACGGCCGCAAGCGGACGTCCGAGGACCAGCTGAGCCGCATGCTGCAGCTGGTACCGTTCCTGGTGCACAACCAGGGCCTGCACATCAGCGAAGTTGCGGCTAAGTTCGGCATTACCCGCAGTGAGCTCGAAGCGGACCTGCGGATCCTGATCTGCTCAGGCCTGCCGGAAGGGTACCCGGATGACCTGCTGGACATCCAGTGGGACGACGACCACGTCACCATCAGCCAGGACCTCGACCTGACCCGTCCCGTGCGTTTCACCGTCGAGGAGGCTTGCGCCCTCCTGACCGGGCTGGAAACGCTCAATGGACTCCCCGAACTGGCCGAGGGCAGCGCGCTGGACTCCGTCACCCTCAAGCTCATGGCGGCGGCGGGGGAGGAGGGCCTTAAAGCTGCCGCCCTGTCCGGGCCCGAAGTGGGACCCAGCAATTCCGCGGTGCTGGCAACGGCCCGCGAAGCCATCGGGACCGGGGTGCAGTTGCGGTTGCGTTACTTCTCGCCGCTCCGGGACACGGTCTCGGACCGTGACATTGATCCGCAGCGGCTCTACTCCCTGGACAACACCTGGTACCTCGAGGCTTACTGCCATTCCGCCCGGGCCCTGCGGAACTTCCGGCTGGACCGGATCGAAACCCTGGAACCCAACGGCCTGCCCGTCTCGGCGCCGGCGGCGGCGGACGGCAGCGTCCCGGTCAAGCTGTTCACCCCCAACGACGACGACACCGTCGTGATAGTGGAACTCACGCGCCGGGGCGCCGGCCTGGCCGATGAATACTATGCGGAGCGGACGGCCACCTTGCCCGGGGGCGGGCTGCTGGCAGAGATCCGCTTCGGCAGCACCGGCTGGCTGCCGATGTTCGTGGCCCAGCACGGCGGGACGGCACGCATCCTGGCGCCGGATGCGCCCGCTGCCGCTTCCCGCGACTGGCTCGCCGCTGCGCTGGCCCAATACGATGCGTAG
- the tatA gene encoding Sec-independent protein translocase subunit TatA, translating into MRLEGWHLIIIIVLALVLFAAPKLPGMARSLGQSMRIFKSEVREMKKDGATDTADGAEPVVGRVVNHPKSAGAETRTADGTDVPPPNRA; encoded by the coding sequence ATGAGGCTTGAAGGCTGGCATCTCATCATCATCATCGTTCTGGCATTGGTGCTTTTCGCTGCACCGAAGCTGCCCGGCATGGCCCGCAGCCTGGGCCAGTCCATGCGAATCTTTAAGTCCGAAGTCAGGGAAATGAAAAAGGACGGCGCCACGGACACCGCCGACGGCGCCGAGCCCGTCGTGGGCCGGGTTGTGAACCACCCGAAGTCCGCCGGGGCGGAAACCCGCACCGCTGACGGAACCGACGTTCCGCCGCCGAACCGCGCCTAA
- the tatC gene encoding twin-arginine translocase subunit TatC, whose amino-acid sequence MALLDHLKELRNRLFKSAIAVVLGTVVGFLVYQPMLAALIKPITDLNAHEGRQATLNFDGVASSFDLMIQVSVFLGLILASPVWLYQLWAFIVPGLHKKERRIALSFVAAAVPLFVGGVLLAWLVLPNAVRVLTDFTPSGGSNFISAQVYLSFVLRLLLAFGIAFLLPVVLVGLNLVGIVKGKQLVKSWRITVFLVCLFAAMAAPGADAMSMFYLAGPMLLLFFAAIGLCLLNDRRRDRRAIKRAAETEATADQATPGAELENL is encoded by the coding sequence ATGGCGCTCCTCGATCACCTCAAGGAATTGCGGAACCGCCTCTTCAAGTCCGCGATAGCCGTCGTGCTGGGAACCGTCGTCGGGTTCCTCGTCTACCAGCCGATGCTCGCTGCGCTGATCAAACCGATCACGGACCTTAATGCCCACGAAGGCCGTCAGGCAACACTCAACTTCGACGGCGTCGCGAGTTCGTTTGATTTGATGATCCAGGTGTCGGTGTTCCTGGGCCTGATCCTTGCCAGCCCGGTGTGGCTGTACCAGCTGTGGGCGTTCATCGTGCCCGGCCTGCACAAAAAGGAACGCCGGATCGCCCTGTCGTTCGTGGCTGCCGCCGTCCCGCTCTTTGTGGGCGGTGTCCTGCTGGCCTGGCTGGTGCTTCCCAACGCCGTGCGGGTGCTCACTGATTTCACTCCCTCCGGCGGCTCCAACTTCATCAGCGCCCAGGTGTACCTGTCCTTCGTACTGCGGCTCCTGCTGGCCTTCGGCATCGCTTTTCTGCTGCCCGTGGTCCTCGTCGGGCTGAACCTGGTGGGAATCGTCAAGGGCAAGCAGCTCGTCAAAAGCTGGCGCATCACCGTCTTCCTGGTCTGCCTGTTCGCCGCCATGGCCGCGCCCGGAGCCGACGCCATGAGCATGTTCTACCTTGCCGGGCCCATGCTCCTGCTCTTCTTCGCCGCCATCGGCCTCTGCCTGCTTAACGACCGCCGGCGGGACCGCCGCGCCATCAAACGCGCTGCCGAGACGGAGGCCACCGCGGACCAGGCGACTCCCGGCGCAGAGCTGGAGA